One segment of Deltaproteobacteria bacterium DNA contains the following:
- a CDS encoding amidohydrolase family protein produces MDPITDPIAIDVHVHLCDELTLSSKGDRPKQMAQYFKRERKPVSIDEMADEYRARNMMAVIQNTTDETITGLTPVPNKHVADGVQRNSDVFLGFGVIDPWQQKVALQEIQRIKDMGLHGVGEINPARQQFFPNDTRFYPLWEECQKLELPILFHSGMAGAGAGTPGGMGNKLKFTQPIHLDDVAADFPELKIICAHPSWPWTAESLAIARHKSNFYIDLSGWSPKYFAAELVQQVNSILQDKAMFGSDWPAIGVERWLDDFEKVQIKPEVRQKIMLDNAKKFFGMN; encoded by the coding sequence ATGGACCCGATCACGGACCCCATCGCCATCGACGTGCACGTGCACCTTTGCGACGAGCTGACCCTCAGCTCCAAGGGCGACCGCCCGAAGCAGATGGCCCAGTACTTCAAGCGGGAACGCAAGCCCGTGTCCATCGACGAGATGGCGGACGAGTACCGCGCGCGCAACATGATGGCGGTGATACAGAACACCACCGACGAGACCATCACGGGGCTCACCCCGGTCCCGAACAAGCACGTGGCCGACGGCGTTCAGCGCAACTCCGACGTTTTCCTGGGCTTCGGCGTCATCGACCCGTGGCAGCAGAAGGTGGCGTTGCAGGAGATCCAGCGCATCAAGGACATGGGGCTCCACGGCGTGGGCGAGATCAACCCGGCCCGGCAGCAGTTCTTCCCCAACGACACCCGCTTCTATCCCCTGTGGGAGGAATGCCAGAAGCTCGAGTTGCCGATCCTGTTCCACAGCGGCATGGCAGGCGCGGGCGCCGGCACCCCCGGCGGCATGGGCAACAAGCTCAAGTTCACGCAGCCCATCCACCTAGACGACGTGGCCGCGGACTTTCCCGAGCTGAAGATCATCTGCGCCCATCCGTCGTGGCCCTGGACGGCCGAGAGCCTCGCCATCGCGCGCCACAAGAGCAACTTCTACATCGATCTCTCGGGCTGGTCGCCCAAGTACTTCGCCGCCGAGCTGGTGCAGCAGGTGAACTCGATCCTGCAGGACAAGGCCATGTTCGGCTCCGACTGGCCGGCCATCGGCGTGGAGCGCTGGCTCGACGACTTCGAGAAGGTCCAGATCAAACCCGAAGTGCGCCAGAAGATCATGCTGGACAACGCCAAGAAGTTCTTCGGCATGAACTGA